A genome region from Vibrio tapetis subsp. tapetis includes the following:
- a CDS encoding tRNA-uridine aminocarboxypropyltransferase has translation MRIHQLHTLYQTRLERSTKPFNARGAKVKRCSYCQIAMPHCTCGYQPDVESGLATMIIMSDNEILKPSNTGRLIADVVKETYGFEWSRTEPNEDMLAILADEQYQPVIVFPEEYVENTNRLVTSFKQSTTMFNASKKPLLIFLDGSWREARKMFRKSPYLENLPVFSVNPRVVSQYIMRKSENENHLATAEVASLVIGEAGEPKAAEVLAGWFDVFNEGYMLSKTRIKPDLSKPCLTSYIENGFHKLS, from the coding sequence ATGCGAATTCATCAATTACACACGCTTTATCAAACAAGATTGGAAAGATCGACAAAACCTTTTAATGCTCGGGGAGCAAAGGTAAAACGCTGCTCTTATTGCCAAATTGCTATGCCTCATTGCACTTGTGGCTACCAGCCTGATGTTGAAAGTGGGTTAGCTACCATGATCATCATGTCTGACAACGAAATTCTCAAGCCGAGCAATACTGGCCGACTGATAGCAGATGTGGTTAAAGAAACCTATGGGTTTGAATGGAGCCGTACCGAGCCAAATGAAGACATGCTTGCTATCTTGGCGGATGAACAATACCAGCCCGTTATTGTCTTCCCAGAAGAGTATGTGGAAAACACAAATAGATTGGTCACGTCATTTAAGCAATCAACGACAATGTTTAATGCTTCTAAGAAGCCATTGTTGATATTTTTGGATGGTAGCTGGCGAGAAGCACGTAAGATGTTCAGAAAGTCACCTTACCTCGAGAACTTACCTGTATTTTCAGTAAATCCGAGAGTTGTCTCGCAATACATCATGAGAAAGTCCGAAAATGAAAATCATTTAGCAACCGCAGAAGTGGCAAGCCTTGTCATTGGAGAGGCTGGAGAGCCAAAGGCCGCAGAGGTACTAGCGGGGTGGTTTGATGTGTTTAATGAAGGCTACATGCTCAGTAAGACCCGAATTAAGCCGGATCTGAGTAAGCCGTGCTTAACATCCTATATTGAAAATGGTTTCCATAAACTGT